The following are from one region of the Microtus pennsylvanicus isolate mMicPen1 chromosome 15, mMicPen1.hap1, whole genome shotgun sequence genome:
- the LOC142835742 gene encoding olfactory receptor 4K2-like, whose amino-acid sequence MERLNSSRVLEFVLLGLTDSPKLQIFFFVTFSIFYLVTMLGNCLILFTVFSTSQLHSPMFFLLSNLSLIDICLSSFATPKMIMDFFAHHKTISFEGCISQIFLLHLFTGTEIVLLISMSFDRYVAICKPLYYSTLMSQKMCLGLVVTSWMVGFLHTMSQLIFVLYLPFCGPNVVDSFFCDLPLVIQLACIDTYVLGIFMVSSSGVIALISFLLLLISYIVVLVTIRDHSSIGASKALSTCTSHFIVVLMFFVPCIFIYVWPFTNFLVDKILSVFYTIFTPFLNPLIYTLRNQEVRAAVKKKISNHYFPVGKTTPRYTVRGLQRS is encoded by the coding sequence ATGGAGAGGCTTAACTCTTCCAGAGTACTGGAATTTGTGCTACTTGGACTCACTGATTCTCCCAAGCTTCAGATATTCTTCTTTGtgacattttccattttctatttagTTACAATGCTCGGGAACTGCCTCATTCTGTTCACTGTCTTCTCCACTTCACAACTCCACTCCCCCATGTTCTTCCTGCTCAGCAACCTCTCTCTGATTGACATATGCCTCTCCTCCTTTGCCACACCAAAGATGATCATGGATTTCTTTGCTCACCACAAGACCATTTCTTTTGAGGGATGCATTTCTCAAATCTTTCTTTTGCATCTTTTCACTGGAACTGAAATTGTGCTGCTGATTTCCATGTCTTTTGACAGGTATGTTGCCATATGTAAGCCTCTTTACTATTCAACACTTATGAGCCAAAAAATGTGTTTGGGGCTCGTAGTAACTTCTTGGATGGTAGGCTTCTTACATACAATGAGCCAATTAATTTTTGTTCTGTATTTACCCTTCTGTGGTCCTAATGTAGTAGACAGTTTCTTCTGTGATCTTCCTTTGGTAATCCAGCTGGCTTGTATAGATACATATGTTCTTGGTATCTTCATGGTCTCATCCAGTGGTGTTATTGCTCTTATAAGTTTTCTGCTTTTGCTCATCTCTTATATTGTGGTGCTTGTAACTATCAGAGACCACTCCTCAATTGGGGCATCTAAGGCTCTTTCCACCTGCACTTCACATTTCATAGTTGTGCTAATGTTCTTTGTgccttgcatttttatttatgtgtggccCTTCACAAACTTCTTGGTGGATAAAATCCTCTCTGTTTTCTATACCATCTTCACCCCTTTCTTGAATCCACTTATCTATACTTTAAGAAACCAGGAAGTGAGGGCAgcagtgaagaaaaaaataagtaaccaTTATTTCCCCGTTGGGAAAACAACTCCACGTTATACAGTAAGAGGCCTGCAGAGATCCTAA
- the LOC142835884 gene encoding olfactory receptor 4N4C-like, translating to METENRTVVIEFILIGLTQSHEIQLLVFVLSLIFYTIILPGNIFIILTILSDPGLGVPLYYLLGNLAFLDASYSFIVTPRMLVDIFSEKKVISYKDCITQLFFLHFLGGGEGLLLVVMAFDRYIAICRPLHYSTVMSPRACYVMLLAPWFGGFVHSVIQVVLILRLPFCGPNHLDNFFCDVPQVIKLACTDTFAVELLMVFNSGLLTLLCFVGLLTSYAVILCHVHRSASEGKNKAISTCTTHVIIIFLMFGPAIFIYTRPFTALAADKVVSFFHTVIFPLMNPVIYTLRNQEVKTSMKKLIIRHIVC from the coding sequence atggagacagaaaacaggacAGTTGTTATAGAATTCATCCTCATAGGACTCACACAGTCACATGAAATTCAGCTCTTGGTCTTTGTTCTGAGCTTAATTTTCTACACCATCATCTTGCCTGGAAATATCTTCATCATCCTCACCATCTTATCAGACCCTGGGCTCGGTGTCCCACTTTATTACCTCCTGGGAAATTTGGCTTTCCTGGATGCCTCCTATTCCTTCATCGTGACTCCCAGGATGTTGGTAGACATCTTCTCTGAGAAGAAGGTAATCTCCTATAAAGACTGCATCACTCAGCTATTTTTCTTGCACTTTCTTGGTGGAGGTGAAGGGTTACTTCTGGTTGTGATGGCCTTCGACCGCTACATTGCCATCTGCAGGCCTTTACACTATTCCACTGTCATGAGCCCTAGAGCCTGCTATGTGATGCTGTTGGCTCCATGGTTTGGAGGTTTTGTTCATTCCGTAATTCAGGTTGTCCTCATCCTCCGCTTGCCCTTCTGTGGTCCAAACCATTTGGATAACTTCTTTTGTGATGTTCCTCAGGTCATCAAGCTAGCCTGCACAGACACCTTTGCTGTTGAGCTCCTAATGGTCTTTAATAGTGGCCTGCTTACTCTCCTGTGCTTTGTGGGGCTGCTGACTTCCTATGCAGTTATTTTATGTCATGTTCACAGGTCAGCATctgaaggaaagaacaaagcTATATCCACATGTACCACTCATGTCATAATCATATTTCTTATGTTTGGACCTGCAATCTTCATCTATACACGCCCGTTCACAGCTTTAGCAGCTGACAAGGTGGTTTCTTTCTTCCACACTGTAATATTTCCCTTGATGAATCCTGTGATTTATACCCTTCGAAACCAGGAAGTAAAAACGTCTATGAAAAAGTTAATCATTCGCCATATAGTTTGttag